A genomic region of Metopolophium dirhodum isolate CAU chromosome 1, ASM1992520v1, whole genome shotgun sequence contains the following coding sequences:
- the LOC132935394 gene encoding uncharacterized protein LOC132935394, which translates to MSDTDSIKTDKSQSDLQQKYDKLAMEFAKARMQLNVLKKAYTAKTSKLDQRSIESLDQFESCKYDTMSTSSSEIQENFNKTSQGNSKVKEADDFKSKDVQFLRQDINSMHQYIQRVLDSTNSNQLDYNLIMSEIEHCKGIQNSCPNNFCEVLNEELTTLKCSVTACLYNILYNKLECRTKISTEDSRLIYPNHYCLDNNYKSDEDRLQKVFVALVLHFFLSFIINLNDVLEDLLKNINPKDAFRVLQKSIKPLTNKLHSNSLVLEKILIYSADLKTFKFDSQHIVMENILHFISNKYIECVNSIKEFIKSDNTVNIDCSALRQNIISFMALKFPIGELVNSGEYLDSTNITKKLDGAYDTVHTLLRAINILEFEYLYKYSQVDMHWHMRNPLLHIKHSKQAKEELNSASISQNSYKSIIHVYNEKLNEEMNRSLSLEQEKIHWENEYKLLCKKKESIPYKDKYSASSGVFAVENELGKCESGFQFNDGVMEREKELKCYFEKKINNLISTNKELSSQSNAYAMEITALKTRLDHSIFVRNDLEIKLHEASEHIDDLKEEFHLTSTNYESQLRAMTEHLASLNETVVLERRHIDDLNSQLKMKAGKKKSSK; encoded by the exons ATGTCGGACACGGATTCCATCAAAACCGATAAATCGCAATCAGATCTGCAGCAGAAGTATGATAAATTGGCCATGGAGTTTGccaaa gCCAGAATGCAATTGAATGTATTGAAAAAAGCTTATACTGCAAAAACTTCAAAATTGGATCAAAGGAGTATTGAATCTCTGGACCAA tttgaaAGCTGTAAATATGATACAATGTCAACAAGTAGTTCGGAAATTCAAGagaattttaacaaaacaagTCAAGGAAATTCTAaa gtaaaagaAGCAGATGATTTTAAATCCAAAGATGTACAGTTCTTGAGACAAGATATCAACTCAATGCACCAATATATACAACGTGTATTAGATTCCACAAATTCAAATCAACTTGATTACAac ctCATTATGTCAGAAATTGAGCACTGTAAAGGCATACAAAATAGTTGTCCGAATAATTTTTGTGAAGTACTTAATGAAGAATTAACGACATTAAAATGTTCTGTTACTGCTTGcttgtacaacatattatataataaactcgAGTGTAGAACTAAAATAAGCACTGAAGACTCTCGCCTCATTTATCCTAATCATT ATTGTTTGGACAATAACTATAAATCTGACGAAGACAGATTACAAAAAGTTTTTGTTGCATTGGTTctccatttttttctttcttttattataaatctaaatgATGTCTTAGAAGATTTGCTCAAAAATATTAACCCAAAAGAt gCTTTCCGTGTCttacaaaaaagtattaaaccattgacaaataaattacatagtAATTCTCTGGTATTggaaaaaattctaatttacaGTGctgatttaaaaacatttaa atttgatTCTCAACACATTgttatggaaaatattttgcatttcatttcaaataaatatattgaatgtgTTAATTCTATTaaagaattcataaaatcag ataatactGTTAACATAGATTGTTCAGCTTTGCGTCAAAACATAATATCGTTTATGGCACTAAAGTTTCCTATTggag agTTGGTGAACTCTGGTGAATATTTGGATTCTACCAATATAACCAAGAAATTGGATGGTGCTTATGATACGGTACATACT ctgTTACGGGCCATAAATATATTGgagtttgaatatttatataaatatagccaAGTGGATATGCACTGGCATATGAGAAATCCACTGTTACACATAAAACATTCAAAACAA GCTAAAGAGGAATTAAATTCAGCATCAATTTCTCAAAATAGCTACAAAAGTATTATTCACGTTTATaacgaaaaattaaatgaaGAGATGAACAGGTCATTATCATTAGAACAAGAAAAAATCCATTGGGAAAATGAGTATAaacttttatgtaaaaaaaaggaAAGT ATACCGTATAAAGACAAATATTCTGCAAGTTCGGGGGTATTTGCAGTGGAAAATGAA TTGGGAAAATGCGAGTCGGGTTTTCAGTTTAATGATGGAGTAATGGAGAGAGAAAAAGAACTCAAATgttattttgaaaagaaaattaacaatttgatTTCCACGAATAAAGAATTATCCAGCCAAAGCAATGCTTACGCTATGGAG atCACCGCATTGAAAACGCGACTGGACCATAGCATATTTGTGCGTAACGATCTGGAAATAAAGCTACATGAGGCATCGGAACACATTGATGATCTGAAAGAGGAATTTCACTTAACATCTACCAATTATGAGTCACAACTCAGAGCAATGACCGAACATTTGGCTAGTTTAAACGAGACGGTTGTGTTAGAGCGGCGGCATATAGACGATCTTAACAGTCAATTGAAAATGAAAGCA ggtAAAAAGAAGTCTTCCAAGTGA